A portion of the Acidisarcina polymorpha genome contains these proteins:
- a CDS encoding amino acid permease — MWRVKSLDAVSEVDERKSLRRSLGPLQLTLLGIGSTIGTGIFVLTAEAAQQAGPGMLVSFILAAFVCGIATLCYAEMSAMAPVSGAAYAYAYVSFGEFWAWAVGWALVLEYAITGSAVAVGWSGYFVGLLKGSVFHIVVPPSLANGPYAGGVINLPAVIISILVTLLLVRGTKESARVNALFVAVKVVVLAIFIALSLPLLHASNFHPFAPLGVSGIASASASIFFTFVGFDAVATAAEETREPQRNIPLGLFGALSVVTIIYVLVAIGVTGAYGSQPLFGPHGEYLSPGSLGLGKACESITASGTSGPLVCSQEALAFVLRQIGYPLFANLLGLVAFLALPSVILMMIYGQTRVFFVMSRDGLLPRALSRVHPRWQTPHIMTLGTGTAVTVAAAFLPVGRLAAIANSGTLFAFFMVSLAVLRLRRTDPQRVRPFRVAVVWIIAPLSAAGCVLLFLFLSTEAKLVLPVWSAIGLLIYISYGVRKSRMARRPEAK; from the coding sequence GTGTGGAGAGTCAAATCTTTAGATGCGGTCAGTGAAGTCGACGAACGCAAAAGCCTGCGTCGATCTCTAGGACCGCTACAACTCACCCTTCTTGGAATCGGCTCTACGATCGGCACTGGCATTTTCGTGCTTACTGCCGAAGCTGCCCAGCAAGCTGGCCCGGGCATGTTAGTGTCGTTCATCCTTGCTGCGTTTGTTTGTGGTATCGCGACTCTTTGCTATGCCGAGATGTCTGCAATGGCTCCGGTCTCTGGAGCAGCTTATGCTTACGCCTACGTTAGTTTTGGAGAGTTCTGGGCATGGGCCGTAGGGTGGGCGCTTGTGCTCGAATATGCGATCACGGGCAGTGCGGTTGCCGTGGGTTGGTCGGGATATTTTGTTGGTTTACTTAAGGGCTCAGTGTTTCACATAGTCGTTCCGCCCTCACTCGCAAATGGGCCCTATGCGGGCGGCGTAATTAATCTGCCTGCCGTAATCATCTCGATTCTTGTGACTTTGCTGCTTGTGCGCGGCACGAAGGAAAGCGCGCGAGTCAATGCACTCTTTGTGGCCGTTAAGGTTGTGGTCTTGGCAATCTTTATCGCCTTATCACTCCCGTTGCTCCACGCTTCAAACTTCCACCCGTTTGCTCCATTGGGTGTATCGGGCATTGCGAGCGCTTCCGCATCTATCTTCTTCACATTTGTCGGGTTTGATGCCGTCGCCACTGCCGCTGAAGAGACCAGGGAGCCGCAAAGAAATATCCCGTTGGGTCTATTTGGTGCACTTTCGGTGGTCACAATAATCTATGTGCTCGTTGCGATCGGTGTGACTGGGGCTTACGGATCTCAACCTCTCTTCGGACCACATGGCGAATATTTGTCTCCGGGCTCGCTTGGACTCGGAAAAGCGTGTGAGTCGATTACAGCTTCCGGCACGAGCGGTCCGCTTGTCTGCTCGCAAGAAGCTTTGGCTTTTGTGCTTCGGCAAATCGGTTATCCCTTGTTTGCCAACCTGTTGGGGCTCGTTGCATTTCTGGCCCTTCCCTCCGTCATCCTAATGATGATCTACGGACAGACGCGGGTGTTCTTTGTGATGTCGCGCGATGGCCTACTGCCTCGCGCATTGTCGCGCGTGCATCCGCGTTGGCAGACGCCGCACATCATGACACTTGGCACAGGTACGGCGGTCACAGTTGCGGCCGCCTTCCTGCCTGTCGGACGATTGGCGGCAATCGCGAACTCAGGCACTCTCTTTGCCTTCTTCATGGTTTCCCTGGCAGTGTTGCGGCTCAGAAGGACCGATCCACAACGTGTGCGCCCATTCCGGGTCGCTGTGGTGTGGATCATCGCACCACTATCGGCTGCGGGGTGCGTCCTGCTGTTCCTCTTTTTGTCGACGGAGGCAAAGTTAGTCTTGCCGGTGTGGTCCGCTATCGGCTTGCTGATCTACATCTCCTATGGGGTTCGGAAATCACGGATGGCACGACGGCCAGAAGCAAAATGA
- a CDS encoding glycosyltransferase: MKLGLLHLYAAGHLNPSLALAAGLVERGVEVVDFNILDNAPAIERAGARFVPFGEGVMGLGYLADVARMTATLSGEASLKYFGQRMALLELTAFNELPSLIKNEAVDALIIDQLFPGGSTVAEHLGLRFITVANALLINEEDGVPPPSLPWVYDSSDAARERNRLGWDGTRKIFQPLLDLTNKQRVTWNLAPHNDFLQDAQSPLLQLAQIPAAFDFPRKQSPLNLHYVGPLRHERARQRISFPWDRLTPQPLIYASLGTLQNGISQIFQAILEAAEGLDAQIVLTLGGAQRNSSHTHVPANVLVVDYAPQEELLDRAALCVTHAGINTVIDCLSRGIPMVTIPIASEQPGNAARVVWTKTGTMVPLDQLTSERLRGAMQSVLGDDSYRKNARRFAEEIASSDSVAVATELIANTLS; this comes from the coding sequence ATGAAACTTGGTCTATTACACCTCTACGCTGCCGGACACCTCAACCCTTCACTTGCTCTCGCCGCGGGGCTGGTGGAGAGGGGCGTAGAAGTTGTCGATTTCAACATCTTAGATAATGCCCCGGCAATCGAAAGAGCAGGTGCTCGGTTCGTCCCATTCGGAGAAGGCGTAATGGGCCTTGGCTATCTCGCTGACGTCGCGCGCATGACAGCAACGCTTTCTGGCGAGGCGAGCCTAAAGTACTTTGGACAAAGAATGGCGTTACTCGAGCTAACGGCCTTCAACGAGCTTCCAAGCCTTATTAAGAACGAGGCCGTGGATGCATTGATCATCGATCAGCTATTTCCGGGCGGATCAACAGTCGCTGAGCATTTGGGTTTACGCTTTATCACGGTAGCAAATGCGTTGCTCATCAACGAAGAAGACGGCGTGCCGCCTCCAAGTCTCCCATGGGTATACGACTCCTCTGATGCAGCACGCGAACGCAATCGGCTCGGCTGGGATGGGACGCGGAAGATCTTTCAGCCACTATTGGATCTGACGAACAAGCAACGTGTTACGTGGAATCTAGCGCCGCACAACGACTTCTTGCAAGATGCTCAGTCCCCTTTGCTTCAACTCGCGCAGATCCCGGCGGCCTTCGATTTCCCTCGTAAGCAGTCTCCCTTGAATCTGCATTATGTCGGGCCGCTGCGCCACGAGCGCGCCCGTCAACGCATATCGTTTCCTTGGGACCGGCTCACCCCACAGCCTTTGATCTATGCGTCACTTGGTACTTTACAGAACGGAATCTCACAGATCTTCCAGGCAATCCTAGAGGCCGCAGAGGGGCTTGACGCACAGATTGTTCTGACGCTCGGCGGCGCCCAGCGGAACTCCTCGCACACTCACGTTCCGGCCAATGTGCTCGTTGTCGACTACGCTCCGCAGGAAGAACTCCTAGACCGTGCTGCTCTCTGCGTCACGCATGCAGGAATCAACACGGTGATTGACTGCCTCAGTCGTGGCATTCCGATGGTCACGATTCCGATTGCCAGCGAACAACCTGGCAACGCCGCCCGCGTCGTCTGGACGAAGACCGGCACGATGGTGCCTCTTGATCAACTTACGTCCGAACGCCTCCGCGGCGCCATGCAGAGCGTTCTAGGCGATGATTCGTATCGCAAGAACGCAAGGAGGTTCGCCGAAGAGATTGCGAGCTCCGATTCTGTTGCTGTCGCGACTGAGCTTATCGCTAATACGCTTTCCTAG
- a CDS encoding peptidase M61, which produces MQIGQRPHTRNLWGWTKVVILNLLATAVLTEVLPAQVQSSLPQPIPLPKPTETPKDMPYPGVVELHIDATDVLRRVYRIRELMPVVGHGMHTFLFPEWTPGDHAPNEPLEKMAGLIITAKGSRVHWIRDTVDVHAFHVDVPAGVTQLEMQYEYLGSTGPDTGPVLITPTMLDLQWQSVILYPAGHFIRDVRYHPSVTLPSGWAYLTSLDGGVTAPQPGENTVTFPTIALDALIDQPVMAGRYLKQIVLTETPAPVRLDVAAESPENLSALSEVAKHFVALMPQANRLFGSHHYDHYDHMLFLSDELSTYFEHHRSGENSAPANFLKPSPNSTATAADLSFIVHGYVHSWNGMYRRPAEMWTPNLNTPERDSMLWVFEGLTDYWADVLSFRAGFYSHDNIDEQFSGLAATMTLDAGADWRSLEDTNNDAVILARRPASWPSWQRNMFDPYDSGEMIWLEADAIIRQESAGNRSLDDFARSFFGGGSDSGNVTKTYTFDAMLASLTAVQPYDWHSFFRSHLDDYGQGRLIHSIERTGYQLVFTDKSPGSSPPSGPLDLAYSLGMRVSPSGAIYAVHWGGPAFNANLTIGETIVSVNGKPYAPGVLVDAIRAAESSGPLDLVVKRGRWQHPASIIWKGGMRYPHLKRLPDNAPLLDEILDPISSTVVQ; this is translated from the coding sequence TTGCAAATCGGTCAGCGTCCTCACACTCGAAATCTCTGGGGATGGACGAAAGTCGTCATCCTGAATCTTTTGGCGACCGCCGTCTTGACTGAGGTGCTTCCTGCACAGGTGCAGTCGTCGCTGCCGCAGCCGATTCCGTTGCCGAAACCCACCGAAACCCCGAAGGACATGCCTTATCCTGGTGTTGTCGAACTCCATATCGACGCAACGGACGTCCTGCGGCGTGTCTACAGAATTCGGGAACTCATGCCGGTGGTGGGCCACGGTATGCATACCTTCCTCTTCCCAGAGTGGACACCAGGTGATCACGCGCCGAACGAGCCGCTTGAAAAGATGGCCGGATTAATCATCACGGCTAAGGGCAGTCGAGTACACTGGATCCGTGACACCGTTGATGTTCATGCCTTCCACGTCGATGTGCCAGCCGGTGTCACTCAACTCGAAATGCAGTATGAATATCTCGGCTCGACGGGACCTGACACCGGTCCCGTGCTCATCACGCCGACGATGCTCGACCTTCAGTGGCAATCGGTCATCCTATATCCCGCTGGCCATTTTATTCGCGACGTTCGCTACCATCCGTCCGTCACTTTGCCTTCCGGGTGGGCTTATCTGACGTCTCTCGATGGGGGCGTGACCGCTCCGCAGCCGGGCGAGAACACTGTCACATTCCCGACCATTGCTCTTGACGCGCTCATCGATCAACCGGTCATGGCCGGACGATACCTCAAGCAGATCGTTCTTACAGAAACCCCGGCTCCTGTTCGGTTAGACGTTGCAGCGGAAAGTCCGGAGAACCTCTCGGCGCTTTCCGAGGTGGCAAAGCACTTCGTCGCGCTTATGCCGCAGGCCAATAGGCTCTTCGGCTCACACCACTACGACCATTATGACCATATGCTCTTCCTCTCCGATGAGTTAAGCACTTACTTCGAACATCATCGATCCGGAGAGAACTCAGCTCCGGCAAACTTTCTCAAACCGTCGCCGAATTCGACAGCGACTGCGGCGGACCTGTCGTTCATCGTGCACGGCTATGTGCACTCCTGGAATGGTATGTATCGCCGTCCCGCGGAGATGTGGACGCCGAACCTGAACACGCCAGAACGCGACTCGATGCTTTGGGTGTTCGAGGGGCTCACCGATTATTGGGCAGACGTGCTCAGCTTTCGCGCAGGGTTCTACAGTCACGACAATATCGACGAGCAGTTCTCTGGGCTGGCTGCCACAATGACCCTCGACGCGGGTGCGGATTGGCGATCTTTGGAAGATACGAACAACGATGCAGTCATCCTCGCCCGGAGGCCTGCATCATGGCCCAGTTGGCAGCGCAACATGTTCGATCCATACGACTCAGGAGAGATGATCTGGCTCGAAGCCGATGCGATCATTCGCCAGGAGAGCGCCGGCAATAGATCGCTCGATGATTTTGCTCGCAGCTTCTTCGGAGGAGGCAGCGACTCCGGCAACGTGACAAAGACCTACACATTCGATGCAATGTTAGCCTCATTGACTGCCGTACAACCTTATGACTGGCATAGCTTCTTTCGCTCGCATCTTGACGATTACGGGCAGGGTAGGCTGATCCACAGCATCGAGCGCACTGGCTATCAACTTGTTTTCACCGACAAGTCGCCCGGTAGCAGCCCACCTTCCGGACCTCTCGATCTCGCATACTCGCTTGGAATGCGAGTGAGTCCAAGCGGAGCCATTTACGCAGTTCATTGGGGCGGACCGGCCTTCAATGCGAACCTTACAATCGGCGAAACGATTGTCTCAGTTAACGGGAAACCCTATGCTCCTGGAGTGTTGGTCGACGCGATCCGCGCAGCAGAGAGTAGCGGCCCGCTTGACCTAGTAGTGAAACGCGGTAGATGGCAGCACCCCGCCTCCATCATATGGAAGGGTGGCATGCGCTATCCCCATTTGAAGCGCCTGCCCGACAACGCTCCTCTGCTTGACGAGATCCTTGATCCTATCTCATCCACCGTCGTGCAGTGA
- a CDS encoding aldehyde dehydrogenase family protein, protein MTGSRVLVHQSIADRAKTELTSRIKAVRPGPAADVTSEMGPLIDKQSVLRVNKEVEEAIASGAKVLLRGGPASEPALKDGAFYYPTLLEVHNPSLSIVQNEVFGPVQTLQTFETEEEAILLANDTMYGLSACIWTKDAARQIRVSRQLDAGLISINSWANLAMEFEEGRFKASGLGRLGGVAPLEDFLEYKQITQDYIPTQH, encoded by the coding sequence ATGACTGGCAGCCGTGTTCTGGTTCATCAGAGTATTGCAGACCGGGCGAAAACTGAGCTAACGAGCCGGATCAAAGCCGTGCGCCCTGGACCGGCCGCCGATGTCACCAGCGAGATGGGACCTCTGATCGATAAACAGAGTGTTCTGCGAGTTAACAAAGAAGTTGAAGAAGCGATTGCAAGTGGCGCTAAGGTCCTGTTAAGAGGAGGGCCTGCGTCCGAACCCGCCCTAAAAGATGGGGCCTTTTACTACCCGACTCTTTTGGAGGTGCATAATCCTTCGCTGTCGATCGTTCAAAACGAGGTGTTTGGCCCGGTTCAGACATTGCAAACTTTCGAAACGGAGGAAGAGGCGATCCTACTGGCAAACGACACGATGTATGGCTTGAGTGCATGCATCTGGACAAAGGATGCAGCAAGACAGATTCGGGTGTCTCGTCAGCTTGATGCTGGCCTTATCTCGATTAACAGCTGGGCAAATTTGGCTATGGAATTCGAAGAAGGCAGATTCAAGGCGAGCGGTCTCGGCAGACTCGGCGGTGTTGCCCCTTTGGAGGACTTCCTCGAATACAAGCAGATAACCCAGGACTACATTCCAACCCAACACTAA
- a CDS encoding LysR family transcriptional regulator has product MAIRLDQLRNADLNLLVYFVVLVEERSVSRAAKRLRLTQSALSRVLQRLRGLFQDDLLVRVNGMYQPTPRGQDVLEELAIVLPHIEKLISGRAFIPAEESVTFRITAADSLSYLYGPMLARRHVKTPRLVFEFSSYKEDRYENLGANSSDLVLDADFRALPSHLVKETLFDDSLVCAVAKESPYRQRISLVQYLAGEHVSVDILDERQPLLDIALAKLGVTRNCTFSVPYFGMALRMVAGSPLIATLPKSMSELLVDRRAVRLIKPPREVGSFRYIMVWHKRQNGDARSIWLRQTMREMTTELLSTVRRSSMVALESAK; this is encoded by the coding sequence ATGGCTATTCGTCTGGACCAACTCCGGAATGCCGACCTAAACCTGTTGGTTTATTTCGTGGTTCTCGTCGAAGAAAGGAGTGTCTCCCGTGCCGCAAAGAGACTTCGCCTTACGCAATCCGCGCTCAGCAGAGTCCTCCAACGGCTTAGGGGACTCTTTCAAGATGATCTGTTAGTCCGCGTGAACGGAATGTACCAGCCCACTCCACGCGGGCAAGACGTGCTCGAAGAATTGGCAATTGTCTTACCTCATATTGAAAAGCTTATCTCTGGCCGAGCTTTCATTCCTGCTGAGGAAAGCGTCACATTTAGGATCACGGCAGCGGATAGCCTTTCCTACTTGTATGGTCCAATGTTAGCCCGCCGGCACGTCAAGACTCCGAGGCTTGTCTTTGAATTTTCCTCTTATAAGGAAGACCGATATGAAAACTTGGGAGCGAACAGCAGTGATCTTGTTTTGGATGCGGACTTTAGAGCGCTCCCATCGCATTTAGTCAAAGAGACTCTTTTTGACGACTCACTTGTTTGCGCCGTGGCAAAGGAAAGTCCCTACAGGCAAAGGATTTCATTGGTGCAATATCTGGCTGGCGAACACGTCTCGGTAGATATTCTCGATGAACGTCAACCGCTACTTGACATTGCATTAGCCAAGCTGGGCGTCACTCGCAACTGTACCTTTAGCGTACCTTATTTCGGTATGGCCCTACGCATGGTTGCGGGCTCTCCACTCATTGCGACCCTGCCTAAGAGCATGAGCGAATTACTTGTAGACCGAAGGGCCGTCCGCTTAATCAAGCCGCCAAGAGAAGTAGGTTCATTCCGTTACATCATGGTTTGGCACAAACGACAGAATGGGGACGCTCGAAGCATCTGGCTTCGCCAAACCATGAGAGAGATGACAACTGAGCTCCTCTCAACCGTCCGCAGATCGAGCATGGTAGCCCTAGAAAGTGCCAAGTAG
- a CDS encoding sensor histidine kinase, whose product MNTFYRRIVLLLSVFLCFRSVAVAQMQPLGQMQHDTWAGHDGAPLGVRALALGHDGLLYLATFQGLFHFDGSSFEHVTVPGVVLGSSLLDLLSTQQGDMLLIFAHGAPILLHRRQGEYLGRVEGADLESIKYPQQSPDGTIWAVLNERLLVFLGPDLVWHVVADPGNGRAHVTQLFADTSGVLWTVEDDRVYRRSPEAAYQALDVFVYGPCKFTGGADGSLWIASSGPAPKDTAAQHLLHLDASGHVLPTPSVREPLSAPLVTRDGSLWLLTSGFELMHLPTPAFQSFPERPEEMVPLRTAVGLYTANALLQSSDGSIWVGGMGGLERFKTSTLIPLFPHATPGSWEFCPGKNGGQWIIDAHSNLLLRHSDGLIEKKETQVEDLDCSPFGNQLRKSTGLAMLEDDHVTMLPPPFPDKPGLGNHYIFTGSGRTADGSVLAVVAGAALGRYLLRYQHYRWQQLNPGWQGAELSGIYTARSGETYFGDRAGAVGVLDPGAARVRSLGSVGSNAILGFTETRLGLLAYGVSNIAVRTNGSFHQLRFADPNDATMVTGLVEADDGDLWLNCIKGVVRIRAEEFQQALSDPTHRLLTNNIAEGDYTGPTQMNLFSETVHKDANGRIWFDTPNGIVSLVSQDIRPFELPTVTIKDALVDGSPFPQNRSLAPGVNVFSVHYVGVDFSDPSGLSYAYRLDGYDNDWQLVGQRTEAVYTHLRAGRYTFSLKARNAFGNWTRPVSFDTFTVQPHYYERGWFIALVTLLLIALFTLAIRQRLRMAADRIRRNAEERADERITIARDLHDTLLQGIQGLLFSFHVAIEGVPDRHPSRRALERALTSAEKLIVEGRDRVKGLRGQAITGDELSRLLTNVAEDLGSGRLLHLDVIGDPMSNNNLRDSVAAELFLIAREAIVNAVRHAQASRITVRLRFAFSDFTLDCEDDGVGFTPPAAFSNNQTRWGLPGMQERVAKLPGTLEVRTAPGEGTLVRVTLKARDAYR is encoded by the coding sequence ATGAACACCTTTTACCGACGCATTGTCCTTCTGCTTTCCGTGTTTCTCTGCTTCAGGTCCGTTGCCGTTGCGCAGATGCAACCGCTCGGCCAGATGCAGCACGACACCTGGGCTGGCCACGATGGGGCTCCCCTTGGCGTCCGCGCTCTCGCTCTAGGGCACGACGGGCTGCTCTATCTCGCGACCTTCCAGGGCCTGTTCCACTTCGACGGATCATCCTTCGAGCACGTCACCGTTCCAGGTGTCGTCCTCGGCTCTTCACTCCTAGATCTACTGTCCACCCAGCAGGGTGATATGCTTCTCATCTTCGCGCACGGCGCTCCGATTCTTCTTCATCGGCGGCAGGGCGAATACTTGGGTCGAGTCGAAGGCGCGGATCTGGAATCAATTAAGTATCCGCAACAGTCGCCTGACGGCACTATCTGGGCTGTTCTCAACGAGCGATTGCTGGTCTTTCTCGGACCGGACCTCGTCTGGCACGTGGTAGCCGACCCCGGCAACGGCCGCGCACACGTCACGCAACTCTTCGCGGATACGAGTGGCGTTCTTTGGACGGTCGAAGATGATCGCGTTTACCGCCGCTCGCCGGAGGCTGCCTACCAGGCGCTGGACGTCTTCGTTTACGGTCCGTGCAAATTCACCGGCGGTGCCGACGGAAGTCTCTGGATCGCAAGCTCCGGACCCGCGCCCAAAGATACCGCCGCCCAGCACCTTCTGCACCTGGATGCGTCCGGTCATGTTCTCCCGACCCCTTCCGTCCGAGAGCCGCTTTCGGCACCCTTGGTAACCCGGGATGGTTCGCTTTGGCTTCTCACATCAGGCTTTGAGCTCATGCATCTGCCCACCCCAGCCTTCCAGTCATTTCCGGAGCGTCCTGAGGAGATGGTCCCTTTGCGTACGGCTGTCGGTCTCTACACTGCGAACGCGTTGCTGCAATCGAGCGACGGGTCCATCTGGGTTGGCGGCATGGGGGGCCTGGAGCGCTTTAAAACCTCCACGCTCATCCCGCTGTTTCCCCACGCAACTCCGGGCAGTTGGGAGTTTTGCCCCGGAAAAAACGGCGGTCAGTGGATCATCGACGCGCACAGCAACCTCTTGCTGCGGCATAGCGATGGCCTGATCGAAAAGAAGGAAACACAGGTTGAGGATCTGGACTGTTCACCCTTCGGAAATCAGCTTCGCAAGTCCACCGGACTAGCCATGCTGGAGGACGATCACGTCACCATGCTCCCCCCTCCCTTCCCCGACAAGCCGGGCCTGGGCAATCACTACATCTTTACCGGCTCCGGCCGCACCGCGGATGGGTCCGTGCTGGCCGTCGTCGCCGGCGCGGCCCTCGGGCGCTACCTGCTCCGATACCAGCATTACCGATGGCAGCAGCTCAATCCCGGCTGGCAGGGTGCAGAGCTTAGCGGCATATACACCGCGCGCAGCGGCGAGACCTATTTCGGCGATCGCGCCGGCGCTGTTGGCGTCCTTGACCCGGGCGCGGCTCGGGTCCGCTCCCTGGGCTCCGTAGGCTCGAACGCTATCCTGGGCTTCACGGAAACAAGACTTGGGCTACTCGCGTATGGGGTCAGCAACATCGCTGTCCGGACAAACGGGTCCTTCCATCAGCTGCGCTTTGCCGACCCAAACGACGCAACCATGGTCACTGGCCTGGTGGAAGCAGACGATGGCGATCTTTGGCTGAACTGCATCAAGGGCGTGGTGCGCATTCGTGCAGAAGAGTTCCAACAGGCGCTCAGCGATCCCACCCATCGGCTGCTTACGAACAATATCGCAGAAGGCGACTACACCGGCCCTACCCAGATGAACCTCTTCAGCGAGACCGTTCACAAGGACGCGAATGGACGCATCTGGTTCGACACACCCAATGGCATTGTGTCGCTTGTCTCACAAGACATTCGGCCCTTTGAACTGCCTACCGTCACGATCAAAGACGCTCTTGTTGACGGCTCTCCCTTTCCGCAGAACCGCTCCCTGGCACCCGGCGTCAACGTCTTCAGCGTCCACTACGTCGGCGTAGACTTTTCCGATCCTTCCGGCCTCTCCTACGCCTACCGCTTGGACGGCTACGACAACGACTGGCAATTGGTAGGTCAAAGAACTGAGGCCGTCTACACGCACCTCCGCGCTGGCCGCTACACCTTCTCCCTCAAGGCCCGCAATGCTTTCGGAAACTGGACACGGCCAGTCTCTTTCGATACGTTCACGGTTCAGCCCCACTATTATGAACGGGGCTGGTTCATCGCCCTGGTCACGCTGCTTCTTATTGCTCTCTTTACCCTCGCAATCCGCCAACGTCTGCGCATGGCGGCTGACAGGATCCGCAGAAACGCGGAAGAGCGCGCCGACGAGCGCATCACCATCGCACGCGACCTCCACGACACTCTCCTGCAGGGCATACAGGGCTTGCTCTTTTCCTTTCACGTTGCCATTGAAGGTGTTCCTGACCGCCATCCATCCCGTCGGGCCCTGGAACGCGCCCTGACCAGCGCGGAAAAGCTGATCGTGGAGGGCCGCGACCGCGTAAAGGGTCTCCGTGGCCAGGCCATCACCGGCGATGAGCTCAGCCGTCTCTTAACAAACGTTGCAGAAGACCTGGGCAGCGGCCGGCTGCTGCATCTGGATGTCATCGGCGACCCGATGAGCAATAACAATCTCCGAGACTCCGTAGCTGCCGAGCTCTTTCTTATTGCGCGTGAGGCAATCGTCAACGCCGTCCGGCACGCGCAAGCCTCACGCATCACCGTTCGGCTCCGTTTTGCATTCTCCGACTTCACCCTGGACTGTGAAGATGATGGCGTCGGCTTCACGCCCCCCGCGGCATTTTCTAATAACCAGACCCGCTGGGGGCTGCCCGGCATGCAGGAGCGTGTCGCCAAACTACCCGGCACCCTAGAGGTGCGCACCGCACCAGGCGAGGGTACGCTGGTGCGGGTCACCCTCAAAGCACGCGACGCCTACCGGTAA